A genome region from Phycisphaerae bacterium includes the following:
- a CDS encoding ABC transporter substrate-binding protein, with translation MRNHELLLGHSPDPDDAFMFYGLAKGLVDAGRWRFEHILQDIQTLNERALRGELHVTAISIHAYPYVAGQYALLNCGSSMGDGYGPMLVARQPGDWQTLKGKRIAVPGTMTTAFLALNLLLGKGRFEYELVVFDQILDHVAAGKADAGLVIHEGQLTYPNQKLHCLVDLGVWWQEQTGYPLPLGGNVIRRDLGGPAMREIATILKNSIQYSLDHRREAVDHALQYARDMGHDLADRFVGMYVNAWTLDYGDRGRAAIRELLSRGHQAGLVPDTGPIEFI, from the coding sequence CAGTCCCGACCCGGATGACGCGTTCATGTTCTACGGGCTCGCCAAGGGCCTCGTCGATGCCGGACGGTGGCGGTTCGAGCACATTCTGCAGGATATCCAGACCCTCAACGAGCGCGCCTTGCGCGGCGAACTGCATGTCACCGCGATCAGTATTCATGCGTATCCCTACGTGGCGGGCCAATATGCCCTGCTCAACTGCGGCTCGAGCATGGGTGACGGGTACGGTCCCATGCTTGTGGCCCGCCAACCGGGCGACTGGCAAACGCTCAAGGGCAAGCGCATCGCGGTGCCCGGCACCATGACCACCGCGTTCCTCGCCCTCAATCTACTCCTGGGCAAGGGCCGCTTCGAATACGAACTGGTCGTGTTCGACCAGATCCTCGACCACGTGGCTGCCGGTAAGGCCGACGCGGGACTGGTCATCCACGAGGGCCAGCTCACCTACCCAAACCAGAAGCTGCACTGCCTGGTGGATCTGGGCGTCTGGTGGCAGGAGCAGACCGGCTATCCACTGCCGCTCGGCGGCAACGTCATCCGCCGCGACCTGGGCGGACCGGCCATGCGGGAAATCGCGACCATCCTGAAGAACAGCATCCAGTACTCACTCGACCATCGCCGCGAGGCCGTCGATCACGCTCTGCAATACGCCCGCGACATGGGTCACGATCTCGCCGACCGGTTCGTGGGTATGTATGTCAACGCCTGGACGCTCGACTACGGCGACCGCGGTCGGGCGGCAATCCGCGAGCTACTCTCCCGCGGCCACCAAGCCGGCCTCGTCCCCGACACCGGGCCCATCGAGTTCATCTGA